From a region of the Cucumis sativus cultivar 9930 chromosome 6, Cucumber_9930_V3, whole genome shotgun sequence genome:
- the LOC101208644 gene encoding GPI ethanolamine phosphate transferase 2 isoform X3 gives MEAMPYTQSLLANGIAKGYHAKAAPPTVTMPRLKAIVSGAIGGFLDVAFNFNTQALLDDNLLGQLSKVGWKMVMCGDETWLKLFPGLFMRHDGVSSFFVKDTVEVDKNVSRHLSYELSKNDWNLLILHYLGLDHVGHTGGRNSPLMAPKLMEMDEVVKMMHASAVMNPDDKRRTLLVVASDHGMTENGNHGGSSYEETDSLLLFIGSKSHATDFPSIISNDVNQVDIAPTLALLFGVPIPKNNVGVMIPGVIDFLKDTQQLRALQLNSWQLLRLLQKQVPGFPCGSFPCDGFSGDQGYNSNDIMEKFCRLYLRSAFLHDSWISTELSRSDSREDKSEIIAAYYEFLINANQWLSHKATDKPSTVIVFGVMSMILSFLIFSISIYSIIQESYSGEKQLSNGIFTQHLDEGFSLCVIFILVISMGSSSMVEEEQYIWHYLISTLNLLFLRKTMQLLQKESTCRFFTLFNGHGKVCIRISSIFTLLITGRILRGWHQGGVNWTHLPDISKWLEQSGIDLHLIQLTAVILTIILILFSLSLLGRGMKIVLVVGFNFLMSGLLVLYHILRYQHNASLPSSNAATSLAQIIYATLGVSTVGTVLAVPWIMPIQISKACCSDRNQNSAVSHPLKIGSQSQYPELIYSLFIIGWVYIGSWCLLQLLLQQPVNSVVTLLILMQIFASFLFFSQRMLQQKQWVEVAVLYYIGMAGHFALGNSNSLATVDVAGAFIGISNYSALLSGILMFIITYASPTLLLLSLVMYISIKNLEIAASPQNVDSGHVLKRILGLPCLVPLTINSILLMAYTIVLILMRNHLFVWSVFSPKYLYACATTVCVLIGVFVVATTVSYAYMVLALRKKYEKLHW, from the exons ATGGAAGCCATGCCATATACTCAGTCATTGTTGGCAAATGGAATTGCAAAAGGTTACCACGCAAAGGCTGCACCTCCAACTGTTACGATGCCCCGTCTGAAG GCTATTGTATCTGGAGCTATCGGAGGATTCCTTGATGTggctttcaatttcaatactCAGGCTCTACTTGATGACAATCTTCTTG GTCAGTTGTCTAAAGTTGGTTGGAAAATGGTGATGTGTGGAGATGAAACATGGCTTAAACTGTTTCCGGGGCTCTTTATGAGGCATGATGGAGTTAGCAGTTTTTTT GTTAAAGATACTGTAGAAGTGGACAAAAACGTTTCTCGACATTTAAGCTATGAGCTTAGCAAGAATGACTGGAATCTTCTA ATTCTTCATTATTTAGGCTTGGACCATGTTGGGCATACTGGTGGTCGAAACAG TCCCTTAATGGCTCCAAAACTTATGGAAATGGATGAAGTGGTGAAGATGATGCATGCCAGTGCCGTCATGAACCCAGATGATAAAAGAAGGACGCTTTTG GTTGTAGCGAGTGACCATGGGATGACTGAAAATGGCAATCATGGTGGGTCATCGTATGAAGAGACtgattctcttcttctttttattggaTCAAAAAGTCATGCCACCGACTTTCCATCAATTATCAGCAATGATGTCAACCAG GTTGACATTGCACCAACACTAGCTCTTTTATTTGGTGTGCCAATTCCCAAAAACAACGTTGGTGTCATGATTCCAGGAGTTATAGACTTTTTGAAGG ATACGCAACAACTGAGGGCACTCCAATTGAATTCTTGGCAATTGCTTAGATTGTTACAAAAGCAGGTACCTGGTTTTCCATGTGGAAGTTTCCCATGTGATGGCTTTTCAGGCGATCAAGGATATAATAGTAATGATATTATGGAGAAGTTCTGCCGGCTTTATTTGCGTTCTGCATTTCTTCACGATTCCTGGATATCAACGGAACTCTCCAG GTCTGATAGCAGAGAAGACAAAAGTGAAATTATTGCAGCATACTATGAGTTTCTGATAAATGCAAACCAATGGTTATCACATAAAGCTACTGAT AAACCTTCTACAGTTATTGTTTTCGGAGTGATGTCTATGATCCTATCATTTCTGATATTTTCTATTTCCATTTACTCTATTATCCAAGAAAGTTATTCTGGAGAAAAACAACTGTCCAATGGTATCTTTACCCAGCATCTTGATGAGGGTTTTTCTCTATGTGTAATATTCATCCTGGTGATCAGTATGGGATCCAGTTCCATGGTTGAGGAAGAGCAATATATTTGGCATTACTTGATCTCTACATTGAATTTGCTTTTCCTTCGTAAAACAATGCAGTTACTTCAAAAAGAAAGCACCTGTCGCTTTTTTACTTTGTTCAATGGACATGGAAAAGTTTGTATAAGGATATCTTCCATCTTTACCCTCCTTATCACTGGAAGGATTTTAAGGGGTTGGCATCAAGGAGGTGTGAATTGGACTCATCTCCCAGACATATCCAAATGGCTTGAACAGTCGGGGATTGATCTTCATCTGATTCAATTGACTGCTGTCATCCTTACAATCATACTAATCTTATTTTCTCTATCTTTATTAGGAAGGGGAATGAAAATTGTTCTAGTTGTTGGATTTAACTTTTTGATGTCGGGATTGCTAGTGTTGTACCATATCCTGAGATATCAACACAATGCATCACTACCATCCAGCAATGCGGCTACTTCATTAGCACAAATAATTTATGCAACTCTTGGTGTTTCTACTGTGGGGACTGTTCTGGCTGTACCATGGATTATGCCTATTCAAATTTCGAAGGCATGTTGTAGCGATCGGAATCAAAACTCTGCAGTCTCTCATCCTTTAAAAATTGGGAGTCAATCTCAATATCCAGAACTGatatattctttatttattatcggGTGGGTGTACATAGGGTCTTGGTGTCTTCTGCAGTTGCTGCTTCAACAACCAGTTAACTCAGTAGTTACGTTACTCATTCTGATGCAGATTTTTGCCAgctttctgtttttttctcaaaGGATGCTGCAGCAGAAGCAATGGGTTGAG GTTGCTGTGTTGTACTATATAGGAATGGCTGGCCATTTTGCGCTGGGGAATAGTAATTCTCTAGCTACAGTCGACGTTGCTGGAGCTTtcatt GGCATTTCAAACTACTCAGCGTTACTTTCTGGCATATTGATGTTCATCATCACCTATGCATCACCGACACTGCTGCTGCTAAGTTTGGTGATGTATATCTCAATTAAAAATCTAGAAATTGCTGCCTCTCCTCAAAATGTAGATTCTGGACATGTTCTGAAGAGGATTCTTGGCCTTCCTTGTTTGGTTCCACTGACTATCAATTCGATCTTGTTGATGGCATACACAATAGTTCTGATCTTAATGAGGAACCATCTCTTTGTTTGGAGTGTTTTCTCTCCAAA GTATTTATACGCATGTGCCACGACTGTGTGTGTCTTGATCGGAGTCTTTGTCGTGGCAACGACAGTAAGCTATGCATATATGGTGTTGGCGCTGCGCAAAAAGTATGAGAAGCTACATTGGTGA
- the LOC101208644 gene encoding GPI ethanolamine phosphate transferase 2 isoform X5 codes for MRMPFGSQLSKVGWKMVMCGDETWLKLFPGLFMRHDGVSSFFVKDTVEVDKNVSRHLSYELSKNDWNLLILHYLGLDHVGHTGGRNSPLMAPKLMEMDEVVKMMHASAVMNPDDKRRTLLVVASDHGMTENGNHGGSSYEETDSLLLFIGSKSHATDFPSIISNDVNQVDIAPTLALLFGVPIPKNNVGVMIPGVIDFLKDTQQLRALQLNSWQLLRLLQKQVPGFPCGSFPCDGFSGDQGYNSNDIMEKFCRLYLRSAFLHDSWISTELSRSDSREDKSEIIAAYYEFLINANQWLSHKATDKPSTVIVFGVMSMILSFLIFSISIYSIIQESYSGEKQLSNGIFTQHLDEGFSLCVIFILVISMGSSSMVEEEQYIWHYLISTLNLLFLRKTMQLLQKESTCRFFTLFNGHGKVCIRISSIFTLLITGRILRGWHQGGVNWTHLPDISKWLEQSGIDLHLIQLTAVILTIILILFSLSLLGRGMKIVLVVGFNFLMSGLLVLYHILRYQHNASLPSSNAATSLAQIIYATLGVSTVGTVLAVPWIMPIQISKACCSDRNQNSAVSHPLKIGSQSQYPELIYSLFIIGWVYIGSWCLLQLLLQQPVNSVVTLLILMQIFASFLFFSQRMLQQKQWVEVAVLYYIGMAGHFALGNSNSLATVDVAGAFIGISNYSALLSGILMFIITYASPTLLLLSLVMYISIKNLEIAASPQNVDSGHVLKRILGLPCLVPLTINSILLMAYTIVLILMRNHLFVWSVFSPKYLYACATTVCVLIGVFVVATTVSYAYMVLALRKKYEKLHW; via the exons ATGAGGATGCCGTTTGGGA GTCAGTTGTCTAAAGTTGGTTGGAAAATGGTGATGTGTGGAGATGAAACATGGCTTAAACTGTTTCCGGGGCTCTTTATGAGGCATGATGGAGTTAGCAGTTTTTTT GTTAAAGATACTGTAGAAGTGGACAAAAACGTTTCTCGACATTTAAGCTATGAGCTTAGCAAGAATGACTGGAATCTTCTA ATTCTTCATTATTTAGGCTTGGACCATGTTGGGCATACTGGTGGTCGAAACAG TCCCTTAATGGCTCCAAAACTTATGGAAATGGATGAAGTGGTGAAGATGATGCATGCCAGTGCCGTCATGAACCCAGATGATAAAAGAAGGACGCTTTTG GTTGTAGCGAGTGACCATGGGATGACTGAAAATGGCAATCATGGTGGGTCATCGTATGAAGAGACtgattctcttcttctttttattggaTCAAAAAGTCATGCCACCGACTTTCCATCAATTATCAGCAATGATGTCAACCAG GTTGACATTGCACCAACACTAGCTCTTTTATTTGGTGTGCCAATTCCCAAAAACAACGTTGGTGTCATGATTCCAGGAGTTATAGACTTTTTGAAGG ATACGCAACAACTGAGGGCACTCCAATTGAATTCTTGGCAATTGCTTAGATTGTTACAAAAGCAGGTACCTGGTTTTCCATGTGGAAGTTTCCCATGTGATGGCTTTTCAGGCGATCAAGGATATAATAGTAATGATATTATGGAGAAGTTCTGCCGGCTTTATTTGCGTTCTGCATTTCTTCACGATTCCTGGATATCAACGGAACTCTCCAG GTCTGATAGCAGAGAAGACAAAAGTGAAATTATTGCAGCATACTATGAGTTTCTGATAAATGCAAACCAATGGTTATCACATAAAGCTACTGAT AAACCTTCTACAGTTATTGTTTTCGGAGTGATGTCTATGATCCTATCATTTCTGATATTTTCTATTTCCATTTACTCTATTATCCAAGAAAGTTATTCTGGAGAAAAACAACTGTCCAATGGTATCTTTACCCAGCATCTTGATGAGGGTTTTTCTCTATGTGTAATATTCATCCTGGTGATCAGTATGGGATCCAGTTCCATGGTTGAGGAAGAGCAATATATTTGGCATTACTTGATCTCTACATTGAATTTGCTTTTCCTTCGTAAAACAATGCAGTTACTTCAAAAAGAAAGCACCTGTCGCTTTTTTACTTTGTTCAATGGACATGGAAAAGTTTGTATAAGGATATCTTCCATCTTTACCCTCCTTATCACTGGAAGGATTTTAAGGGGTTGGCATCAAGGAGGTGTGAATTGGACTCATCTCCCAGACATATCCAAATGGCTTGAACAGTCGGGGATTGATCTTCATCTGATTCAATTGACTGCTGTCATCCTTACAATCATACTAATCTTATTTTCTCTATCTTTATTAGGAAGGGGAATGAAAATTGTTCTAGTTGTTGGATTTAACTTTTTGATGTCGGGATTGCTAGTGTTGTACCATATCCTGAGATATCAACACAATGCATCACTACCATCCAGCAATGCGGCTACTTCATTAGCACAAATAATTTATGCAACTCTTGGTGTTTCTACTGTGGGGACTGTTCTGGCTGTACCATGGATTATGCCTATTCAAATTTCGAAGGCATGTTGTAGCGATCGGAATCAAAACTCTGCAGTCTCTCATCCTTTAAAAATTGGGAGTCAATCTCAATATCCAGAACTGatatattctttatttattatcggGTGGGTGTACATAGGGTCTTGGTGTCTTCTGCAGTTGCTGCTTCAACAACCAGTTAACTCAGTAGTTACGTTACTCATTCTGATGCAGATTTTTGCCAgctttctgtttttttctcaaaGGATGCTGCAGCAGAAGCAATGGGTTGAG GTTGCTGTGTTGTACTATATAGGAATGGCTGGCCATTTTGCGCTGGGGAATAGTAATTCTCTAGCTACAGTCGACGTTGCTGGAGCTTtcatt GGCATTTCAAACTACTCAGCGTTACTTTCTGGCATATTGATGTTCATCATCACCTATGCATCACCGACACTGCTGCTGCTAAGTTTGGTGATGTATATCTCAATTAAAAATCTAGAAATTGCTGCCTCTCCTCAAAATGTAGATTCTGGACATGTTCTGAAGAGGATTCTTGGCCTTCCTTGTTTGGTTCCACTGACTATCAATTCGATCTTGTTGATGGCATACACAATAGTTCTGATCTTAATGAGGAACCATCTCTTTGTTTGGAGTGTTTTCTCTCCAAA GTATTTATACGCATGTGCCACGACTGTGTGTGTCTTGATCGGAGTCTTTGTCGTGGCAACGACAGTAAGCTATGCATATATGGTGTTGGCGCTGCGCAAAAAGTATGAGAAGCTACATTGGTGA